One region of Novipirellula artificiosorum genomic DNA includes:
- a CDS encoding AGE family epimerase/isomerase has translation MDDNRRNELRATYRDGLLHDTLPFWIKHGLDREDGGFMMSLDRDGAVIDTDKGVWQQGRFTWLLGELYNNVEQRDEWLDLAKHGARFLDECCFDPSDDRMWFHVTKEGKPIRKRRYAFSESFASIAYGELFKATGDEHYAVKARRTFQRFIDHNLDPQGVVPKFTSTRPTRGIGFPMITIATAQELRESIGLADANRWIDRSIDDIRRFHIKEDIQCVMETVSPNGDIINHFDGRMLNPGHAIEGAWFIMREGKLRGDDRLIQTGCQMLDWMWQRGWDTEYGGILYFVDVYGLPVQEYWHDMKFWWPQNETIIATLLAHELTGDSKYADWHRRIHDWTYAHFPDAEHGEWFGYLHRDGRISSQLKGNVWKGPFHLPRMQLTCWQLLAASESITPYSPRPGAQ, from the coding sequence ATGGACGACAACCGCCGAAACGAATTACGGGCCACCTATCGTGATGGGCTGCTGCACGACACGCTGCCATTTTGGATCAAGCACGGTTTGGATCGCGAAGATGGTGGCTTCATGATGTCACTGGATCGTGACGGCGCTGTGATCGACACCGACAAAGGCGTCTGGCAACAAGGCCGATTCACTTGGCTGCTGGGTGAGCTCTACAACAACGTCGAGCAACGTGATGAATGGCTGGATCTAGCCAAGCACGGTGCTCGATTCCTTGATGAATGCTGTTTCGATCCATCCGATGACCGCATGTGGTTCCACGTCACGAAAGAAGGAAAACCCATTCGCAAACGCCGCTATGCGTTTTCGGAAAGCTTCGCATCCATTGCCTACGGCGAACTCTTCAAAGCAACCGGTGACGAACATTACGCTGTCAAGGCAAGGCGAACGTTTCAACGATTTATCGATCACAATCTTGATCCTCAGGGCGTTGTTCCAAAATTCACATCGACAAGGCCAACACGAGGGATCGGTTTCCCGATGATCACCATCGCCACCGCGCAAGAGCTTCGCGAGTCGATCGGCCTAGCCGACGCCAACAGATGGATCGACCGCAGTATCGACGACATCCGCCGCTTCCACATCAAGGAAGACATTCAATGCGTAATGGAGACGGTGAGCCCAAACGGCGACATCATCAACCACTTCGACGGCCGCATGCTCAACCCCGGTCACGCGATCGAAGGCGCATGGTTCATCATGCGGGAAGGGAAACTTCGAGGTGACGATCGACTTATCCAAACCGGCTGCCAGATGCTCGATTGGATGTGGCAGCGAGGCTGGGACACGGAGTATGGAGGCATCCTGTACTTTGTCGATGTATACGGCCTGCCGGTTCAGGAATACTGGCACGACATGAAGTTCTGGTGGCCACAAAACGAGACCATCATTGCCACACTGCTTGCCCATGAACTCACCGGTGATTCCAAGTACGCGGACTGGCACAGAAGGATCCACGACTGGACCTACGCACATTTCCCTGACGCAGAGCACGGCGAGTGGTTCGGCTACCTTCACCGGGACGGCCGCATCAGTTCCCAATTGAAAGGCAACGTCTGGAAAGGTCCCTTTCACTTGCCACGCATGCAACTGACTTGTTGGCAGCTACTGGCAGCTTCCGAAAGCATCACCCCGTACTCACCCAGGCCCGGAGCCCAATGA
- a CDS encoding sodium:solute symporter family transporter, with protein sequence MKRFVPILLLLTAVISSPIATAQELLSWSELPPVPDELGFAGPFVGVHNDALIVAGGANFPKPVWDNEKVWHDRVFVLTRSGDGYAWKDGGTLGRAVAYGASVSTNDGVVCIGGNDSQETCDDVFMLSWDAESERIMTTEYPSLPSPCAFSAATMIGDVIYVAGGQSGPSLETAMTNFWSLDLSQMASKREFVWKELPTWPGPTRALNLTVSQHNGYNDCVYVISGRRQEGPAVEQSSFEFLRDVWEFNPNTGQWRQRSDAPRCVMAGTSIKFGQSHVFVLGGATEERFFQSDELKDNHPGFVKESLAYHTITDTWAAAGAIPANHVTTTAVQWGDDIIVPTGEVRPRVRTPNVYRVLVNRAERDFGKVNYVVLFAYLLSMVGVGAYVARKNKNTDDYFRGGGHLPWWAAGCSIFATMLSSLTFTGIPSKAYAQDWVYSIGNFTIPLVAIIAVYVAMPFFRRIDATSAYEYLEKRFSRPVRLFGSASFTLFHLFRMAVVMSLTGLALSVATPLTPSQSVLLMGVLSILYCTMGGVEAVIWTDTIQTFVLLGGAVVAFVLLVMGTDGGASGFVSAANASDKFQIANHHLSPTSAQIALWVIVVGAIGQNLSSYTADQAVVQRYMTTADQRMAARSIWTNAVLTVPATLLFFGIGTALFAFYQSNPDRLDPTITTDQVFPYFIAHEMPIGLAGLIVAGVFAAAQSTVSTSMNSTATALVTDFLRPFDLCNSDGSYLSAARGLTFLMGVIGTLLGLVFVNPDIKSLFDTFLVVIGLFMGVLGGLFVLGGTTTRANSTGAMVGALVGATVMFSLWKFTAINGYLYTSCGITTCFVVGYLTSLATPKPNRDLTGLTLHTLQKPEGGTAAAK encoded by the coding sequence ATGAAACGTTTTGTGCCTATCTTGTTGCTGCTGACAGCCGTCATCTCGTCGCCAATCGCGACGGCTCAAGAATTGCTGTCATGGAGCGAGCTTCCGCCAGTACCGGATGAGCTTGGTTTTGCCGGTCCGTTTGTCGGTGTTCACAACGACGCCTTGATCGTCGCTGGCGGAGCGAACTTCCCCAAGCCGGTCTGGGACAACGAAAAAGTTTGGCATGATCGTGTCTTTGTCCTCACAAGAAGTGGGGACGGCTACGCATGGAAAGATGGCGGCACGCTCGGCCGTGCGGTCGCTTATGGGGCCTCCGTCTCGACCAATGACGGTGTGGTTTGCATCGGTGGGAACGACTCCCAGGAAACCTGTGATGACGTGTTCATGCTCAGTTGGGATGCCGAGTCCGAGCGAATCATGACGACAGAGTATCCTTCGTTGCCATCGCCGTGCGCGTTTTCAGCCGCGACGATGATCGGTGATGTGATCTATGTGGCAGGCGGTCAAAGCGGTCCGTCACTCGAAACAGCGATGACGAATTTTTGGTCCCTTGACCTCTCGCAAATGGCAAGCAAACGTGAATTCGTCTGGAAGGAGTTGCCGACTTGGCCGGGACCGACGCGGGCGTTGAACCTGACCGTCAGCCAGCACAATGGGTACAACGACTGCGTGTACGTCATCAGTGGCAGGCGCCAGGAGGGGCCGGCGGTGGAGCAATCCAGCTTCGAGTTTCTGCGTGACGTCTGGGAGTTCAATCCGAATACGGGCCAATGGCGACAACGAAGCGACGCTCCGCGATGCGTGATGGCGGGTACGAGTATCAAGTTCGGCCAAAGTCACGTCTTTGTGCTCGGCGGGGCGACGGAAGAACGGTTCTTCCAAAGCGACGAACTGAAGGACAACCATCCGGGCTTTGTCAAAGAATCGCTCGCCTACCACACCATCACCGACACTTGGGCTGCAGCTGGCGCGATTCCCGCCAACCACGTTACGACCACCGCTGTGCAGTGGGGTGACGACATCATCGTCCCGACCGGCGAAGTCCGGCCGCGCGTCCGCACGCCGAACGTGTACCGCGTTTTGGTCAATCGAGCAGAACGAGATTTTGGGAAGGTCAACTATGTCGTGTTGTTCGCCTACCTGCTGTCGATGGTCGGCGTCGGAGCTTACGTGGCAAGAAAGAATAAGAATACCGACGACTACTTTCGCGGTGGCGGTCACCTGCCCTGGTGGGCGGCCGGGTGCAGCATCTTCGCAACGATGCTCAGTTCGCTGACCTTCACTGGCATTCCGTCAAAAGCGTATGCACAGGATTGGGTGTACTCCATCGGCAACTTCACGATTCCGCTGGTTGCCATCATCGCGGTTTACGTCGCCATGCCGTTCTTTCGCCGCATCGACGCCACCAGTGCGTATGAGTATCTGGAGAAACGATTTAGTCGACCGGTAAGGCTGTTCGGAAGTGCCAGCTTCACGCTATTTCATCTCTTCCGCATGGCGGTCGTCATGTCGCTTACCGGATTAGCGTTGTCGGTCGCGACGCCGCTGACACCGAGTCAATCGGTTCTACTGATGGGCGTTCTAAGCATCTTGTACTGCACGATGGGCGGTGTCGAGGCGGTGATCTGGACCGACACGATTCAGACGTTCGTGCTACTTGGCGGAGCCGTCGTTGCGTTTGTCTTACTCGTGATGGGGACGGACGGCGGTGCAAGCGGGTTTGTGTCCGCAGCGAACGCGTCCGACAAGTTCCAGATCGCAAACCATCATCTGAGTCCAACCAGTGCGCAAATCGCATTGTGGGTGATCGTCGTCGGCGCGATTGGCCAGAACCTTTCGTCCTACACAGCCGATCAAGCGGTCGTGCAACGCTATATGACAACCGCCGATCAGAGAATGGCGGCTCGTTCCATCTGGACAAACGCCGTGCTGACGGTACCCGCGACGTTGCTGTTTTTCGGAATCGGCACGGCGCTGTTTGCGTTCTATCAGTCGAACCCCGACCGACTCGACCCCACGATCACCACCGATCAGGTGTTTCCCTACTTCATTGCACATGAAATGCCCATTGGCTTGGCGGGGCTGATTGTTGCAGGCGTCTTTGCAGCCGCACAATCGACCGTTTCGACAAGCATGAATTCCACCGCAACGGCCTTGGTGACCGACTTCCTTCGCCCCTTTGACCTCTGCAACTCCGACGGCAGTTATCTCAGCGCGGCTCGCGGCCTGACGTTTTTAATGGGCGTGATTGGAACGCTGCTGGGGTTGGTATTCGTCAATCCCGACATCAAATCGCTGTTCGATACCTTTTTGGTCGTGATCGGGTTGTTCATGGGAGTGCTCGGCGGGCTCTTCGTCTTGGGCGGCACGACGACACGCGCCAATTCCACCGGAGCCATGGTCGGCGCATTGGTGGGTGCAACCGTGATGTTCAGCCTCTGGAAGTTCACCGCAATCAACGGATACCTGTACACGTCGTGTGGAATCACCACCTGTTTCGTCGTCGGCTATCTAACGAGCCTGGCCACTCCAAAGCCAAACCGCGACCTTACAGGGCTGACCCTTCACACTTTGCAGAAACCTGAGGGCGGCACGGCCGCAGCGAAGTGA